One Cucumis sativus cultivar 9930 chromosome 1, Cucumber_9930_V3, whole genome shotgun sequence DNA segment encodes these proteins:
- the LOC116401766 gene encoding putative germin-like protein 9-2 — MAFLSTKSTTFFFFFFFFILSIFSMAKSSDPDPVVDYLTSPLDAIINGTFFTFTGLRSAFTDFPSNFKPTKATFSEFPALLSQSVSMAILQYPAGSINPPHSHPRSAELLLVVSGSLQVGFVDTANQFFNQTLQVGDLFLFPKGLVHFQLNVDPRNSATAIATFASANPGTVALPSSTVFTSGISDEVLAEAFKTDVAVIQSIRAGLTPPKS; from the coding sequence ATGGCTTTCCTTTCTACAAAATCAAccacattcttcttcttcttcttcttcttcattttaagCATCTTTTCCATGGCCAAATCCAGTGACCCAGATCCGGTCGTCGACTACTTGACATCCCCCCTTGACGCCATCATCAACGGCACTTTCTTCACCTTCACAGGCCTCCGCTCAGCTTTCACCGATTTcccttcaaatttcaaacccACAAAAGCCACCTTCTCCGAGTTCCCAGCCCTTCTCAGCCAGAGCGTCTCCATGGCCATCCTCCAGTACCCGGCTGGCTCCATCAACCCACCTCATTCCCACCCTCGCTCTGCCGAGCTTCTCCTTGTCGTCAGCGGCAGCCTCCAAGTTGGCTTTGTCGATACCGCCAACCAGTTCTTCAACCAGACCCTTCAAGTTGGGGACTTGTTTTTGTTCCCCAAAGGGTTGGTCCATTTCCAGCTCAATGTTGACCCTCGAAACTCTGCCACGGCCATCGCCACCTTCGCCAGTGCTAACCCTGGCACTGTGGCGTTGCCATCATCGACGGTGTTTACGAGTGGGATTAGTGATGAGGTTCTTGCTGAGGCGTTCAAGACTGATGTGGCTGTTATTCAAAGTATAAGGGCTGGCCTTACACCACCAAAGAGTTAG